One genomic region from Zalophus californianus isolate mZalCal1 chromosome 14, mZalCal1.pri.v2, whole genome shotgun sequence encodes:
- the LOC113913053 gene encoding translation initiation factor IF-2-like, whose protein sequence is MAAAPSPQTGPRLAALLSPLRRPASLPRSTSGGYASKEVCPSCKCACHLPSRPPGGAGAQPKGARARGEEAEGSAAQACARAPRLFPGPLGARAASPAKREPGRGRRSGGNKRRRRRRRGAHGGGSAGLVPEPGGRWRRRTLERAGGGGGRVGPSPGRAKAAAERRRCGPGLRVFGAEERWQRLHFLLHFHPWGEEKEGAIPTTPPLSLAGKKKKKRRARRGGPPAPPALHVRTRIPGPGRPALQTFHFLCAERPPLTQPRMHVPPSLFIHPPPQLRSPRFLPPLPIPQLRQCWRRLSPRPAPASPPRPRGRGLQSQPPRTNANEAPSQQTSSYCPSLPAESGGERTGGRGEGPRGADLGPPACGVHPF, encoded by the exons ATggccgccgccccctccccacaaACCGGGCCGCG TCTCGCAG cgctcctctctcctctccgcCGGCCCGCCTCCCTTCCTAGGTCTACCTCCGGGGGGTACGCGAGCAAAGAGGTGTGCCCCTCCTGCAAATGCgcctgccacctcccctcccGCCCGCCAGGCGGCGCCGGCGCGCAGCCAAAAGGAGCGCGCGCGCGCGGGGAGGAGGCGGAGGGGTCTGCCGCGCaggcgtgcgcgcgcgcgccgcGGCTTTTCCCGGGCCCGCTGGGGGCGCGCGCTGCGTCCCCTGCAAAGCGcgagccggggcgggggcgccGGAGCGGAGGAAACAAAAGGcgaaggcggcggcggcggggcgcgcACGGGGGCGGCAGCGCGGGCCTGGTCCCGGAGCCTGGCGGGCGGTGGCGACGGCGAACGCTGGAGCGAGcgggcggtggcggcggcaggGTGGGCCCTTCCCCGGGCCGGGCGAAGGCGGCGGCGGAGCGGCGGCGCTGCGGCCCCGGCCTCCGTGTGTTCGGAGCGGAGGAAAGATGGCAGCGGCTGCACTTCCTCTTGCACTTTCACCcctggggggaggagaaggagggggcgATACCAACAACACCCCCCCTCtcgcttgcagggaaaaaaaaaaagaaacggcgAGCTCGGCGTGGGGGGCCCCCGGCGCCCCCGGCCCTGCACGTGCGCACCCGGATCCCTGGTCCGGGCCGCCCGGCGCTGCAAACTTTCCACTTTCTTTGTGCCGAGCGCCCCCCCCTCACCCAGCCGAGGATGCACGTCCCCCCTTCCCTATTTATACACCCCCCCCCGCAGCTCCGCTCCCCCCGcttcctgccccccctccccattccccagcTCCGCCAATGCTGGCGCAGACTGAGCCCCCGTCCGgcccccgcctccccaccccgcccgcgGGGCCGGGGGCTACAGTCTCAGCCCCCCCGGACCAATGCAAACGAAGCGCCAAGCCAGCAAACCAGCTCCTactgtccctccctccccgccgAGAGTGGCGGCGAGCGGacgggagggaggggtgagggaccGAGGGGTGCAGACCTGGGCCCCCCAGCCTGTGGTGTGCACCC GTTTTGA
- the PATZ1 gene encoding POZ-, AT hook-, and zinc finger-containing protein 1 isoform X4, whose product MERVNDASCGPSGCYTYQVSRHSTEMLHNLNQQRKNGGRFCDVLLRVGDESFPAHRAVLAACSEYFESVFSAQLGDGGAADGGPADVGGAAAAPGGGAGGSRELEMHTISSKVFGDILDFAYTSRIVVRLESFPELMTAAKFLLMRSVIEICQEVIKQSNVQILVPPARADIMLFRPPGTSDLGFPLDMTNGAALAANSNGIAGSMQPEEEAARAAGAAIASQASLPVLPGVDRLPMVAGPLSPQLLTSPFPNVASSAPPLTGKRGRGRPRKANLLDSMFGSPGGLREAGILPCGLCGKVFTDANRLRQHEAQHGVTSLQLGYIDLPPPRLGENGLPISEDPDGPRKRSRTRKQVACEICGKIFRDVYHLNRHKLSHSGEKPYSCPVCGLRFKRKDRMSYHVRSHDGSVGKPYICQSCGKGFSRPDHLNGHIKQVHTSERPHKCQVWVGSSSGLPPLESLPSDLPSWDFAQPALWRSSHSVPDTAFSLSLKKSFPALENLGPAHSSSALFCPAPPGYLRQGWTASEGSRAFTQWPVG is encoded by the exons ATGGAGCGGGTGAACGACGCTTCCTGCGGCCCATCGGGCTGCTACACCTACCAGGTGAGCAGGCACAGCACAGAGATGCTGCACAACCTCAACCAGCAGCGCAAAAACGGCGGGCGCTTCTGCGACGTGCTCCTGCGGGTGGGCGACGAGAGCTTCCCAGCGCACCGCGCCGTGCTGGCCGCCTGCAGCGAGTACTTTGAGTCGGTGTTCAGCGCCCAGTTGGGCGACGGCGGAGCTGCAGACGGGGGTCCCGCTGACGTGGGGGGCGCAGCGGCGGCCCCAGGcggcggggctgggggcagccGGGAGCTGGAGATGCACACCATCAGCTCCAAGGTGTTCGGGGACATCCTGGACTTCGCTTACACTTCCCGCATCGTGGTTCGCCTGGAGAGCTTCCCCGAGCTCATGACGGCTGCCAAGTTCCTACTGATGAGGTCGGTCATTGAGATCTGCCAGGAAGTCATCAAACAGTCTAATGTGCAGATCCTGGTGCCCCCTGCCCGGGCAGACATCATGCTCTTTCGTCCCCCTGGGACCTCGGACTTGGGTTTCCCTTTGGACATGACCAACGGGGCAGCCTTGGCAGCCAACAGCAATGGCATCGCAGGCAGCATGCAGCCCGAGGAGGAGGCAGCCCGGGCCGCTGGTGCAGCGATTGCGAGCCAAGCCTCCCTGCCTGTGTTACCTGGGGTGGACCGCTTGCCCATGGTGGCTGGACCCCTATCCCCCCAACTGCTGACTTCCCCATTCCCCAATGTGGCATCCAGTGCCCCTCCCCTGACTGGCAAGCGAGGCCGGGGCCGCCCAAGGAAGGCCAACCTGCTGGACTCAATGTTCGGGTCCCCAGGGGGCCTGAGGGAGGCAGGCATCCTTCCATGTGGCCTGTGTGGGAAGGTGTTCACTGATGCCAACCGGCTTCGGCAGCATGAGGCCCAGCATGGTGTCACCAGCCTCCAGCTGGGCTATATCGACCTTCCTCCACCCAGGCTGGGTGAGAATGGGCTACCCATCTCTGAGGACCCCGATGGCCCCCGAAAGAGGAGCCGGACCAGGAAGCAGGTGGCATGTGAGATCTGCGGCAAGATCTTCCGTGATGTGTACCATCTCAATCGACACAAGCTTTCCCACTCGGGGGAGAAGCCCTATTCCTGCCCAGTGTGTGGGCTACGTTTCAAGAGAAAAGATCGCATGTCCTACCATGTGCGGTCCCATGATGGGTCGGTGGGCAAGCCCTACATCTGCCAGAGCTGTGGGAAAGGCTTCTCCAG GCCTGATCACTTGAATGGACATATCAAGCAGGTGCACACCTCTGAGCGGCCTCACAAGTGTCAG GTGTGGGTTGGGAGCAGCAGCGGCCTGCCGCCCCTGGAATCTCTTCCTAGCGACCTGCCATCATGGGACTTTGCCCAGCCTGCTTTGTGGAGGTCGTCCCATTCGGTTCCTGACACCgccttttccctttctctaaaaaaatcatTCCCAGCCCTCGAAAACCTGGGCCCAGCACACTCCAGCAGCGCTCTCTTCTGCCCAGCCCCGCCGGGATATCTGAGGCAGGGCTGGACTGCCTCAGAAGGCAGCCGGGCCTTTACCCAGTGGCCTGTAGGCTAG
- the PATZ1 gene encoding POZ-, AT hook-, and zinc finger-containing protein 1 isoform X3: protein MERVNDASCGPSGCYTYQVSRHSTEMLHNLNQQRKNGGRFCDVLLRVGDESFPAHRAVLAACSEYFESVFSAQLGDGGAADGGPADVGGAAAAPGGGAGGSRELEMHTISSKVFGDILDFAYTSRIVVRLESFPELMTAAKFLLMRSVIEICQEVIKQSNVQILVPPARADIMLFRPPGTSDLGFPLDMTNGAALAANSNGIAGSMQPEEEAARAAGAAIASQASLPVLPGVDRLPMVAGPLSPQLLTSPFPNVASSAPPLTGKRGRGRPRKANLLDSMFGSPGGLREAGILPCGLCGKVFTDANRLRQHEAQHGVTSLQLGYIDLPPPRLGENGLPISEDPDGPRKRSRTRKQVACEICGKIFRDVYHLNRHKLSHSGEKPYSCPVCGLRFKRKDRMSYHVRSHDGSVGKPYICQSCGKGFSRPDHLNGHIKQVHTSERPHKCQTCNASFATRDRLRSHLACHEDKVPCQVCGKYLRAAYMADHLKKHSEGPSNFCSICNRGLQAPGAHPEWGSSVPLRQDLWQQRRPEMLTSGSD, encoded by the exons ATGGAGCGGGTGAACGACGCTTCCTGCGGCCCATCGGGCTGCTACACCTACCAGGTGAGCAGGCACAGCACAGAGATGCTGCACAACCTCAACCAGCAGCGCAAAAACGGCGGGCGCTTCTGCGACGTGCTCCTGCGGGTGGGCGACGAGAGCTTCCCAGCGCACCGCGCCGTGCTGGCCGCCTGCAGCGAGTACTTTGAGTCGGTGTTCAGCGCCCAGTTGGGCGACGGCGGAGCTGCAGACGGGGGTCCCGCTGACGTGGGGGGCGCAGCGGCGGCCCCAGGcggcggggctgggggcagccGGGAGCTGGAGATGCACACCATCAGCTCCAAGGTGTTCGGGGACATCCTGGACTTCGCTTACACTTCCCGCATCGTGGTTCGCCTGGAGAGCTTCCCCGAGCTCATGACGGCTGCCAAGTTCCTACTGATGAGGTCGGTCATTGAGATCTGCCAGGAAGTCATCAAACAGTCTAATGTGCAGATCCTGGTGCCCCCTGCCCGGGCAGACATCATGCTCTTTCGTCCCCCTGGGACCTCGGACTTGGGTTTCCCTTTGGACATGACCAACGGGGCAGCCTTGGCAGCCAACAGCAATGGCATCGCAGGCAGCATGCAGCCCGAGGAGGAGGCAGCCCGGGCCGCTGGTGCAGCGATTGCGAGCCAAGCCTCCCTGCCTGTGTTACCTGGGGTGGACCGCTTGCCCATGGTGGCTGGACCCCTATCCCCCCAACTGCTGACTTCCCCATTCCCCAATGTGGCATCCAGTGCCCCTCCCCTGACTGGCAAGCGAGGCCGGGGCCGCCCAAGGAAGGCCAACCTGCTGGACTCAATGTTCGGGTCCCCAGGGGGCCTGAGGGAGGCAGGCATCCTTCCATGTGGCCTGTGTGGGAAGGTGTTCACTGATGCCAACCGGCTTCGGCAGCATGAGGCCCAGCATGGTGTCACCAGCCTCCAGCTGGGCTATATCGACCTTCCTCCACCCAGGCTGGGTGAGAATGGGCTACCCATCTCTGAGGACCCCGATGGCCCCCGAAAGAGGAGCCGGACCAGGAAGCAGGTGGCATGTGAGATCTGCGGCAAGATCTTCCGTGATGTGTACCATCTCAATCGACACAAGCTTTCCCACTCGGGGGAGAAGCCCTATTCCTGCCCAGTGTGTGGGCTACGTTTCAAGAGAAAAGATCGCATGTCCTACCATGTGCGGTCCCATGATGGGTCGGTGGGCAAGCCCTACATCTGCCAGAGCTGTGGGAAAGGCTTCTCCAG GCCTGATCACTTGAATGGACATATCAAGCAGGTGCACACCTCTGAGCGGCCTCACAAGTGTCAG ACCTGCAATGCTTCTTTCGCCACTCGAGACCGTCTGCGTTCCCACCTGGCCTGTCATGAAGATAAGGTGCCCTGCCAGGTGTGTGGGAAGTACTTGCGGGCAGCTTACATGGCAGACCACCTGAAGAAGCACAGTGAGGGGCCCAGCAACTTCTGCAGTATCTGTAACCGAG